The Salinispora tropica CNB-440 genome has a window encoding:
- a CDS encoding Acg family FMN-binding oxidoreductase, translating into MSQTDHALTTALAQAAATAGRAPSVHNTQPWRWRVLPDTLELRVVRDRQLTATDPEGRLLILSCGAALHHARVALAAEGWQAVVERIPDPGDEDLLARLTGLTRVGADPEAMHLVQCMRIRHTDRRPVGDEPVTDSALTEITEAATAEGVRLQQLDRDQVLQLATAASQADTVESEDPQLRTELAYWTSRADDVGLPAAVLPESPPQTTVPGRDFGRAGTLPVGPGHDQAAGYALLYGDEDEPITWLRAGEALSAGWLTATRLGVSMVPLSGVIEVPSTRAELRGVLAGMGYPYLVLRLGRADPTHAGPPHTPRLAMEQVVDTSAVRDT; encoded by the coding sequence ATGAGCCAGACGGACCACGCGCTGACCACCGCGCTCGCGCAGGCTGCCGCGACCGCCGGTCGCGCCCCCTCGGTGCACAACACCCAACCGTGGCGGTGGCGGGTCCTGCCCGACACGCTGGAGCTGCGCGTGGTCCGCGACCGGCAGCTCACCGCCACCGACCCGGAGGGGCGGCTGCTCATCCTGAGCTGCGGCGCGGCGCTGCACCACGCCCGGGTCGCGCTGGCCGCCGAGGGGTGGCAGGCGGTGGTTGAGCGCATCCCCGATCCCGGCGACGAGGACCTGCTGGCCCGGCTCACCGGCCTGACCCGGGTGGGGGCGGATCCCGAGGCGATGCACCTGGTGCAGTGCATGCGGATCCGACACACCGACCGCCGACCGGTCGGCGACGAACCGGTCACCGACTCGGCCCTCACCGAGATCACCGAGGCGGCAACCGCCGAAGGGGTCCGGCTCCAGCAACTCGACCGGGACCAGGTGTTGCAGCTGGCGACCGCCGCGTCTCAGGCCGACACGGTGGAGTCGGAGGACCCCCAGCTGCGCACGGAGCTGGCGTACTGGACCAGCCGGGCCGACGATGTCGGCCTGCCGGCGGCGGTGTTGCCGGAATCGCCCCCACAGACCACCGTGCCCGGCCGGGACTTCGGTCGGGCCGGCACGCTGCCCGTGGGGCCCGGTCACGACCAGGCAGCCGGATACGCGCTGCTCTACGGCGACGAAGACGAGCCCATCACCTGGTTGCGGGCCGGCGAGGCACTGTCGGCGGGTTGGCTCACGGCGACCCGGCTGGGCGTCTCGATGGTGCCGTTGAGCGGAGTGATCGAGGTGCCGAGTACCCGCGCGGAGTTGCGCGGGGTACTGGCCGGCATGGGGTACCCGTATCTCGTGCTGCGCCTGGGGCGCGCGGACCCGACGCACGCCGGCCCGCCGCACACGCCGCGGCTCGCCATGGAACAGGTGGTGGACACCTCGGCGGTCCGCGACACCTGA